One Natronolimnobius sp. AArcel1 genomic region harbors:
- a CDS encoding DUF5794 domain-containing protein has translation MSTSQHPIALRLERLVGGDTRLLALVMMLPLIDGVFPALILAGALDSPMGAIQVGLLIFGGSATVAVILAEMSGTPREQATIVLLVGIPLILLAAIQAALAPAIESVLDIVIFERFAALVILAIAAKTASATIGEYLPGPAVIISLGLVASLDPNGMAFVLMDDPALVMNATLSATVGVAFALGIALTGPYLREYMDLDRFRFGSAVALGLLPIALVADTFGQAPLAALVVAGLFALDLPLERGGDSEDDDSDSFAPAVGTGPLTDGGAFGPTRPSNSSDADDGDTRSGGDKRSSSGEDSSDTEERAPWL, from the coding sequence ATGAGTACCTCTCAACACCCGATTGCCCTCCGCCTCGAGCGGTTAGTCGGTGGTGACACGCGGTTGCTGGCGCTGGTGATGATGCTCCCGCTGATCGACGGCGTCTTCCCAGCGTTGATCCTCGCAGGCGCACTCGACAGTCCAATGGGTGCAATCCAGGTTGGACTGCTCATCTTCGGTGGCAGTGCAACCGTTGCCGTGATTCTCGCAGAGATGAGCGGTACGCCTCGCGAGCAGGCGACGATTGTCCTGTTAGTCGGGATTCCGCTCATACTGCTTGCGGCCATACAGGCCGCGCTCGCGCCGGCAATCGAGAGCGTCCTCGATATCGTTATCTTCGAGCGCTTCGCCGCACTGGTGATCCTCGCAATCGCCGCCAAAACCGCGAGTGCGACCATCGGCGAGTATCTCCCCGGTCCCGCCGTCATCATTAGCCTCGGACTGGTCGCGAGTCTCGATCCGAACGGAATGGCGTTCGTCCTCATGGACGACCCCGCGCTCGTGATGAACGCGACGCTCTCTGCGACCGTCGGCGTCGCATTCGCGCTCGGTATTGCCCTCACCGGCCCGTACCTGCGCGAGTACATGGACCTCGACCGCTTCCGATTCGGCAGCGCTGTTGCGCTGGGCTTGCTCCCCATCGCGCTGGTCGCCGACACGTTCGGTCAGGCCCCACTCGCCGCGCTCGTCGTCGCCGGCCTGTTCGCACTCGACCTCCCACTCGAGCGCGGTGGCGACTCGGAAGACGACGATTCTGATTCGTTCGCACCTGCAGTCGGCACCGGACCACTCACCGATGGCGGGGCTTTCGGTCCAACACGGCCGAGCAACTCGAGTGACGCTGACGACGGCGACACTCGCAGCGGCGGTGACAAGCGATCGTCTTCCGGCGAGGACTCGAGCGACACCGAAGAACGCGCTCCTTGGTTGTAA